AGCGCCCTGGTGCGACGGTTGACCGAGGAATGACCGAGCTGATGGACCCCCCGGCCGCGCCGGCCGAGGGCGGCGGCTTCGAGGTCCGGCTCGCCAACTTCGAGGGCCCCTTCGACCTGCTGCTCAGCCTGATCGCCAAGCACAAGCTCGACATCACCGAGGTGGCGCTCTCCCAGGTCACCGACGAGTTCATCGCCCACGTCAAGGCGGGCGGCCGGAGCTGGGACCTCGAGCAGACCACCTCGTTCCTGCTGGTGGCCTCGACCCTGCTCGACCTCAAGGCGGCCCGGCTGCTGCCCCAGGGCGACGTGGAGGACGAGGAGGACCTCGCGCTGCTCGAGGCTCGCGACCTGCTCTTCGCCCGGCTGCTGCAGTACCGCGCGTTCAAGCAGGTCGCCGGCGTGCTCGAGCAGCGCCTGCTCGACGAGTCGCGTCGCCACCCCCGTGCCGTCGGCCTCGAGGAGCGCTACGCCGGGCTCCTGCCCGAGGTGCTCATCGGCATCGGGCTCGACCAGTTCGCCGCGCTGGCGGCCAGGGCGATGGAGCCCAAGCCGGTCGCCGAGCTCTCCCTGACCCACATCCACGCCGCCCAGGTCTCGGTCCGTGAGCAGGCCGAGCTCGTCGTCGACCGGCTGCGCCGCAGTGGGACGATGACCTTCCGGTCCCTGTGCGGTGACTCGCCCGACACGCTGACGACGGTGGCGAGGTTCCTCTCGCTGCTGGAGCTGTTCCGGGAGGGCGCGGTTGCCTTCGACCAGCTCTCGCCCCTGGGCGAGCTGACCGTCCGGTGGACCGGAAACCACGACGACGACTTCGAGATCGACGAGTTCGAGGGGGCGCCGCCCGACGGCGCGGCCCCCGCCGAGCCCGAGCAGGAGACCCACGATGACTGACGCCCAGACCCTCGACGTGGCCGTGGCCGAGCTGCGGCCCTCGCTCGAGGCGTTGCTGATGGTGGCCGACCAGCCGCTCGACGCCGCCACGCTCGCCTCCGCCGCCGGGCACCCGGTCGCCGACGTCGAGGAGGCCCTGGCCGGCCTGGCCGCCGAGTACGACGAGCAGGGGCGGGGCTTCGAGCTGCGCAACGTCGCGGGCGGCTGGCGGTTCTACACCCGCGAGGAGTACGCCGCGGTCGTGGAGGGCTTCGTGCTGGAGGGCCAGCAGGCCCGGCTCACCCAGGCCGCCCTCGAGACGCTCGCGGTGGTCGCCTACAAGCAACCCGTGTCACGCGCCCGGGTGTCGGCGATCCGCGGCGTCAACGTCGACGGGGTGATGCGGACCCTGCTCACCCGGGGACTGGTCGAGGAGGCCGGTCACGACGGTGAGCACGGCGCGACCCTCTACCGCACCACCGGCTACTTCCTGGAGCGCATCGGGGTCACCAGCCTCGACGAGCTGCCGGAGCTGGCGCCGTACCTGCCGGACATGGACGACCTCGAGGACGACCTCGCCGAGGCCGTGGCGGGCCTCGAGGCGCCCGAGGCGCACGGGGCGCCGGACGCGCCCGCCGCCGAGCCCGCTCCGTGACCGCGGACGACGGCCTGGTCCGGCTCCAGAAGCTGCTCGCCCAGTCGGGTGTCGCCTCACGCCGCAAGTGCGAGGAGCTGATGCTCGACGGTCAGGTCGAGGTCGACGGCGAGGTCGTGACCCGGCTGGGGACCAAGGTCGACCCGCGCACCGCGGTCATCCGCGTGGCCGGGCGCCGGCTCCCGCCGGTCTCGCCGCACGTCTACCTCGTGCTCAACAAGCCACGGGGCGTGGTGTCGACCATGTCCGACCCCGAGGGACGACGACACCTCGGCGACCTCGTCGCCGATCGCCCCGAACGGCTCTTCCACGTCGGTCGCCTCGACACCGACACCTCCGGCCTGCTGCTGCTCACCAACGACGGCGACTTCTCCCACCGGATGGCCCACCCGTCCTTCGAGGTGGACAAGACCTACGTCGCGGAGGTGGCGGGCACCCCCACCCGCGCCACCCTGCGCCGGCTGCAGGAGGGCGTGACCCTGGAGGACGGGCCGGTCGCCGTCTCCCGGGTGAGCGTGGTGAGCCAGGGACCCGGCAAGGCGATCGTCGAGCTGGTCATCCACGAGGGCCGCAACCGGATCGTGCGCCGGCTGCTCGACCACGTGGGCCACCCGGTGCGGCGGCTGACCCGGACCGCCTTCGGGCCGGTGTCGCTGGGGCAGCTGCGGACGGGGGAGCTGCGTGACCTGACCCGGGAGGAGCTCGGCGACCTCCTCGACCTCGTCGGGCTGTGAGCCAGGAGGACGAGCGCTGGCTCGTCGTCGACGGACGCCGCTGGCGCCGCCAGGACCCGGACCTGCCGGCCGACGTGGCCGAGCGCCTGCGGTCCCACCTGGGCCGCGGACGCAGCGCCACCGGCGCGGCCCGGCGCGCGGGGGACGAGGACGCCGAGCGGCGCGCCCGCCGGCGTACCGACCTGGCCAAGCGGGGGCTCGGCGAGCGCGGCACGCCCTGGTGGGAGCAGGACGCCGACGAGCGCCGTCAGCGGTGGGAGGGCGCGCTCGCGGCGCTGGACGCCCTCGACGACTGAGCCGGGGCCCCGACTAGGCTCCAGCCGGTACCCCAGACCCCAGGAGGACCACGTGGCCGTGCGGGCCGTACGCGGCGCCACCCAGCTCGAGCGTGACGAGCGCGAGCACATGCTCGACCGCGTCGCCGAGCTGGTGCGCGACGTGATGAGCAGCAACGACCTCCACGTCGACGACTTCATCTCGGTGATCTTCACCGCGACCTCCGACCTGGTCTCGGAGTTCCCGGCCTACGCCGCCCGGCAGCTGGGTTTCGGCGAGGTGCCCCTGCTGTGTGCACGCGAGCTGGAGATCGACGGCTCGATGCCCCGCGTCGTGCGGATGCTGGCCCACGTCGACACCGACCTCCCTCGCGCCGAGCTCACGCACTGCTACCTGCACGGGGCGGCTGCCCTGCGCAAGGACCTGACCCGGACCCGCGAGGTCCCCGACGATGAGTGACCTGCTGCGCGGACCCGTCGAGGTGGTGGGCGCCGGCCTGCTCGGCACGTCCATCGGGCTCGCCTGTCGCCGGGCCGGTGTCCAGGCACTGCTCCGCGACACCTCGGCGGAGAACCTGCGGACGGCGACCGGTCTCGGCGCCGGCCGGGTCACGGCGGAGGGTGACCGGCCGCAGCTGGTGGTCGTCGCGGTGCCACCGGACCAGCTCGGCAGCGAGGTCGTGGCCGCGCTCCGACGTACCGACGCCGTCGTGACCGACGTCGGCAGCATCAAGTCCGCACCGCTGCAGGTGGTCGCCGGCGAGGTGGCCGCGCTCGCGGGCCGCTACGTGGGTGGGCACCCGATGGCGGGCAGCGAGCGTTCGGGTCCGCTGGCGGCCAGCGCCGCGCTCTTCGACGGACGGCCGTGGGCCGTGACGCCTCATGGGACGGCTCCAGAGGCAGCGGTCGAGCTCGTCGAGGAGCTGGCGCGAGCGTGTGGCGCGGTTCCTGTGCGCCTCGACCCTGACGAGCACGACCGTGCTGTCGCCCGCACCTCGCACCTTCCCCACCTCCTGGCCGTGCTCGTCGCCGGGCGGCTGGCCGACGCCCCGGAGGCCCACCTGGCGCTCTCCGGACAGGGCGTCCGTGACGTGACGCGCATCGCGGCCGGCGACCCGCTGCTGTGGCAGCAGATCGTCACCCTGAACGCCGACGCCCTGGCCGGCTTGCTCGAGGAGGTCGCCGCCGAGCTGGGCGTGCTTCGGGACGCCGTCGTGGCCGGCGATCGCGCGGTCCTGGGTCGGCTGCTCAGCCAGGGTGTCGCAGGCACGCGCGCCATCCCCGGCAAGCACGGCGGGCCCCTGTCTGCCATGGGCTCGGTCTACGTCTCGGTGCCCGACCACCCCGGGGAGCTGGCCCGGCTCTTCGCCGACGCCGGTGCGGTGGGCGTCAACATCGAGGACATCCACATCGACCACGACCCGGGCCGACCGGTGGGCCTCGTGGAGCTCGTGGTCGACGAGGCCCGGACGGAGCTGCTGCTGGAGTCACTCGAGTCACGTGGGTGGGTCACCCACCGATAGGCTTCGCGGGTGCCTGACACGACCTCCGCGCCCGACACTGCCCTGGTGGTCGCCATCGACGGAACCTCCGGGTCCGGCAAGTCGAGCACCTCTCGCGGTGTCGCCGAGCGGCTGGGCCTGCGCTACCTTGACACGGGCGCCATGTTCCGCGCCATGACGTGGTGGATGCTGCGCCAGGGCGTCGACGTCACCGATGCGGACGCCGTCGCCGCCCGCTGCGAGGAGCCGGAGATCCTCGTCGGCACCGACCCCGTCAGTCCCGCGATCCTCGTGGACGGCGTCGACGTGGCCATGCCCATCCGCGGCGACGAGGTCAACGCGGCCGTCTCGCACGTGGCCGCCGTGCCGGAGGTCCGGGCGCTGCTCCTCGAGCAGCAGCGCGGAGTGATCGGCGGCGGCGGCATCGTGGTCGAGGGCCGTGACATCGGGTCGGTGGTGTGGCCGCAGGCCGAGCTGAAGATCTACCTCACCGCGGACGCCGGGGCCCGTGCCGCCCGCCGCGCCGCCGAGGAGGGCGGCGCCGACCACGCGCTCACCCGCGAGTCGCTGCTCGCGCGCGACCGCATCGACTCGGGACGCACCACCGCCCCCTTGGTCCTGGCCGACGGTGCCGTCCACGTGGACACCACCCCGCACACCCTCGACGAGGTGATCGACCTGGTCGTGTCCCTCGCCGACGCGGCGGAGGGCCGCGCGTGACCCACGACGAACCGCCCAGCAGCACCGAGGTCCCGCACCCGACGCAGTGGCCGCTCCACCGCCTGCGCGGGCCCGCCCAACGGCTGATCCGGAGGCGCTACGACGTCCGCCTGCACCAGACGGAGCGGATCCCGGCCGAGGGGCCGGTGATCTTCGCCGCCAACCACCTCGGCGTGCTCGACGGGCCGCTGCTGGCGATCTTCGGTCCGCGACCGGTCCACGCCCTCACGAAGATCGAGATGTTCGAGGGCCGGGTCGGCCGGTTCCTGCGCTTCGCGGGACAGATCCCGCTGGAGCGCTACGCCGTGGACCCCTACGCCATCCGGATGAGCCTCCGGGTTCTGCGCGACGGGAACGCCGTGGGTGTCTTCCCCGAGGGCACGCGAGGCGACGGCGAGCTGCGCCGGTTCCACCACGGCGCCGCCTACCTGGCACTGGTGAGCGGAGCGCCCGTGGTGCCGGTGACCTTCTTCGGGACCCGCGAGCCGGGCGGTGGGATCAACTCGACCCCGGCACGGGGAAGTCGGCTCGATCTGGTCTACGGCACGCCTGTGACCATCGACGCACGCCCCTGGCCCCGCACGCGGGGAATGGTCCGGGAGACCTCGGCGCTGTTGCTGGAGCGGACGCGTGCGACCCTGACGGAGGCGATCGCGCTGACCGGCCGCAGCCTGCCCGGACCGTTGCCGCCCGGAGAGATCGAGGACGACCCCGACACCGGGTTCGTCGATGAGGGAGCCCGATGACCCCCAGCAACACCGACGACACCGCCCACGCCGAGCCCCTCGGGCCCGACGACCCCGTCGAGGCGCTCGGACCCCTGCCCGTGCTGGCCGTGGTGGGGCGGCCCAACGTCGGCAAGTCGACCCTGGTCAACCGCATCCTCGGCCGCCGCGAGGCTGTCGTGGAGGACGTGCCGGGCGTGACCCGCGACCGCGTCTCCTACGACGCCAACTGGGCCGGCCGGGCCTTCACGGTCGTCGACACCGGCGGCTGGGACCCCGACGCACGCGGGCTGGCGGAGCGGATCGCCGGGCAGGCGGAGATCGCCGTCAGCCTGGCCGACGCCGTGCTGTTCGTGGTCGACGCGACCATCGGCATCACCGACGCGGACGAGGCCGTCGTCCGGATCCTGCGCAAGGCGGGCAAGCCGGTCGTGCTCGCGGCCAACAAGGTCGACGACGCCCGCACCGAGGCCGAGGCCCACGCCTTGTGGAACCTCGGGCTCGGCGAGCCGTGGCCCGTCTCGGCGCTCCACGGGCGCGGTTCGGGCGACCTGCTCGACGCCGTGCTGGCGGCACTCCCGGAGCCGCCGCCGGAGCGGGAGGTCGAGGAGACGGGGCCCCGCCGGGTCGCGATCGTGGGCAAGCCGAACGTCGGCAAGTCCTCGCTGCTCAACAAGCTCGCCGGCTCCGAGCGGGTCGTCGTCGACAACGTGGCGGGCACCACCGTGGACCCCGTCGACGAGCTGGTCGAGCTCGGCGACCGGACCTGGCGCTTCATCGACACCGCCGGGATCCGGAAGCGGGTGAAGGAGGCGTCCGGCCACGAGTACTACGCCTCCCTGCGCACCTCCACGGCGATCGACCGTGCCGAGGTCGCGGTGCTGGTGCTGGACGCCGGGCAGTCGATCTCGGAGCAGGACGTCCGGATCCTGCAGACCGTCCGCGACGCCGGTCGGGCGCTCGTCATCGCCTTCAACAAGTGGGACCTGGTCGACGAGGACCGCCGCTACTACCTGGAGCGCGAGATCGAGCGCGACCTGGTGCAGGTGCGCTGGGCGCCGCGGATCAACGTCACCGCCCGCACGGGGTGGCACGTCGACCGGCTCGTGCCCGCGCTCGACAAAGCGCTCGCCGGGTGGGAGACCCGGGTGCCGACGGGGGCCCTGAACGCCTTCCTCGGTCGGCTGGTGGCCGAGCACCCCCACCCCGTGCGGGGAGGCAAGCAGCCCAAGGTGCTCTTCGGGACCCAGGCCGGCACCCGGCCGCCGACCTTCGTGCTCTTCACGACCGGCAAGCTCGAAGCCTCCTACGAGCGCTACATCGAGCGTCGGCTGCGCGAGGAGTTCGGCTTCGTCGGCACCCCCGTCGTCCTGCAGCAACGTCCCCGGGAGAAGCGGAAGCGCCCATGAGCACACCCGCCAAGGATCCGCGCGGCCAGCAGTCGGCGGCTCATTGGGAGTCGATCTACGAGACCAAGGGCCGCGAGAGCGTCTCCTGGTACGAGGAGCGACCCGACACCTCGGTCGAGCTCGTCCTCTCCGGCGGCGTGCCGAGCTCGGTCATCGACGTCGGTGCCGGCGCCTCGGCCCTGCCCGATGCCCTGCTGGACGCCGGGGTCGGGCACGTGACGCTGCTGGACCTGTCGATGGGTGCCCTGGCGCTCACCGCGACGCGCCTCGAGGGCCGGGCGACGGGGGTGACGACGATCGTGGGGGACGTGCTCACCCACGACTTCGACGAGCAGTACGACGTGTGGCACGACCGGGCCGTGTTCCACTTCCTCACCGAACCCGCCCAGCGGACGGCGTACGCCGACCAGGTGCGGCGCGCGGTCGTCCCGGGCGGTCTGGTGGTCATCGGCACCTTCGCCACGGAGGGTCCGGAGACCTGCTCCGGGCTCCCGGTGGCCCGGTGGGATGCCGAGGGGCTGGCCGCGGAGCTGGGGGAGGGGTTCACCCTCGAGGACTCCCGGCGCGCGGAGCACCACACGCCCTGGGATGCCGTGCAGCCCTTCACCTGGGTGGTGCTGCGGCGCGACTGACGGGCACCGGTCCCGATTGCTGCGCCGCACAGGCGCTGCGATAGGGTTCCAACCGCTCGACCGGCGATCCCGGGAGAGCTTCGGGCTGTGGCGCAGCTTGGTAGCGCACTTGACTGGGGGTCAAGGGGTCGCAGGTTCAAATCCTGTCAGCCCGACCGAAACACCGCCTCTGACCTGCGGAAACGCGGGTCAGAGGCGGTTTCGATTTTGACGTGGATCCTCAGAATGGTCGTTTACTAGTCGTAAACGACTTCGCGGCCTACGAATCCGAGTTCGCGTCGTCGCTCTCAGCGAGCCGCTCGAGGAGCTCGGAGAGGTCGGCCGAAACCGGCGGCTTGGCGATGTAGTGGTCTCGGGTGACTTGGCTAGAGGAGTGTCCGAGTTGGCGCGACGCGAGCTCGGACGTCGTCGCCTCGGAAATCAGAGTCGCCACCGTCTTGCGGAATGTATGAGGGGTCACCCATTCGTAGCCGGTCTCCTTGCGGATCTGCCGCCACCGCCTCTCGATGTTGACGACCTGATGCCACGTGCCGTTGCGGGTCGCGAAGACGGCATCGTTCTCGTTGGGAGTCCCAAACTCGCGGCGCACCCGGAGCATCTCAGCCGCGAACCGGGGGAGCACCACGGTTCGCCGGCTGGTGTCCGTCTTCGGTGTGGGCTTCCGGTAGGTGCCTTTGCCGTTCTCGGTCTTGATCGTCCCCGACACCGACAGGATGGGCAGATCCCCGTCGAGATCCAGGTCGCTCCAGCGCAGCGCCAGAATCTCGCCGATCCGGCAACCGGTGGCAAGCATCAGGTCGATGATGTCGGCCATGTCGCCGGTGGCCTTCGGGCCAGGCCGATCCGCGTTGACCCATCGGCGTACTGCAGCGCGGATCTCGACGAGGTCCTCGACCCGCAGGGCCCTGGTCTCCTGTTTGGGTCGGTGAACCCGGGTCGTCCCGCGGGCAGGGTTCGTGGGGATCGCATCGTGTCGAACTGCGAGGTCGAACATGGCCCCGAGGACGACCTTGGCCTTGCGTTGTCGGTTCACGCTCTGATCGCGCAACCTCAGCAGGAGCCGGTCCAGCCGCCCTGTGGTGGCCTCGCGGAGCTTCAGCCCACCGACACTGGGTAGCACCAGGTTGTCCAGCACCCGGCGGTACTCGTTGATGGTGGTCTGCTCAATCCGTCCTTCGGCCTCGAGCCCAGTGATCCACTGGTTGGCGAGGTCGATCAGCCGGGTATCTGCTGTCAGGAGTCCTCCTGCTGGCGCGGTGCGCGTGCTCAGGACGTCTCGAAGCGCTCGCTCCGCAGCCGCCTTGCTCGGGCCCGTCGCGGTGACACGACGAGTGTTGCCGTCGGTGTCACGGAACCTGGTCAGCGCGCGGTAGCTGCCGTCGCGGATCTTTTCGGTGGTGATCGTTCCCCAGGTGCCGAGGGGGAGTGGCGGCCTGGCCATGGCTCTACTCGCCTGCTGCGGGCTCGAGGTGCTCGACGATCCAGGCGTCGAGGTCCGCGCGGCGGTAGCGCAGGCAACCGCCCATCTTCACCGCGCGTGGTCCGAACCCGGCCCGGCGGGTCCGCCAGGTGTACAGCGTCGCTTTCGGGATCGCGAGGTAGGCCGCTGCCTCGTCGATGGTGAGGATCAGGCTCTGGTGACTGGTGTCGACGGTGGTACTCATCGTGTTCTCCTTCGTGATCACGAGGACAGGCTTGCCCTCGTAACTGAAGGTGTGCAGCCCACACCGCGCCGGCTGTGGAGAATTGATCCGTATCGACTCTCTGGAGCGAAACGCAGGTGCCAAGCGGGCCAGCGGCGTCCACGGGACCCGACCGGCGATGGGGTCTGCTGCACGATCAGGTGACAGGTTGGGTCACGCAGCCTGAGTGGCTGGTGCGGTCATGATGGTCTCGTACTCGATGGGGGTCAATCGGCCGAGGGCGTCTTGGCGCCGTCGGCGGTGGTAGGTGCGTTCGATCCAGGTCACGATCGCGATCCGCAGCTCCTCGCGGGTCTCCCAGGATCGCCGGTTCAAGACGTTCTTTTGCAGCAGGCTGAAGAAGCTCTCCATGGCGGCGTTGTCACCGGCCGCGCCGACACGGCCCATCGATCCGACCAGGGCGTGCCGCTTCAACGCACGTTGGGCCTTGCGGCTGCGGAACTGGCTGCCCCGGTCGGAGTGAACGATGCAGCCGGCCACCTGACCGCGCCGAGCCACAGCCGACTCGATGGCGCTGACCGCGATCCTTGACTTCATCCGGTCACTGATCGAGTAGCCCACGATCCGGTTGGAGTAGACGTCCTTGACCGCGCACAGGTAGAGCTTGCCCTCGCCGGTGCGGTGCTCGGTGATGTCGGTGAGCCACAACCGGTTCGGCGCATCCGCGCTGAACGCACGCCGGACGAGGTCGTCGTGGACCGGCGGACCGGGCTTCTTGCCCTTCCCGCGGGCGTTCTTCTTCCCAAACGAGCTCCACCAGCCGTTCTCAGAGCAGATCCGCCACGCGGTCCGTTCCGCCATCGCCTCGCCGGCGTCGCGGGCCTCGTCGAGCAGGAACCGGTAGCCGAACTCAGGATCGTCGCGGTGCGCGTCGAACAACGCGTTGGCCCGGTAGGCCTCCTTGAGCTCAGCTGGGGTGACCGGCTGCGCCAACCAGCGGTAGTAAGGCTGACGGGCCAGCCCGAGCACCCGGCACGTCACCGTCACAGGCACCCGGATCGGGGCGTCCTTGTCGGCCAGCTCGCGGACGAGCGGGTACATCATTTTCCCGGCAGGTGAGCCTGCGACAGGTACGCGGCCGCCCGCCGCAACACCTCGTTCTCCTGCTCAAGTAGCCGGTTGCGTCGCCGCAGCTCACGCAGCTCGGCGGCCTGGTCGGAGCTCACGCCCGATTGGCTGCCCTCCTCGACATCGGCGGCACGCAGCCAGTTCCGCAGACACGACTCCCCGATCCCGAAGTCATCGGCGATCTGCTTCAACGGCGTCTTCGGATCACGGCCCCGAGCAACCCGCACGACATCGTCGCGGAACTCCCTGGGATACGGCTTCGGCACAGTGCACATCCTTCCAGCGACACCTCGCGGCGCCACAGATCAGATGTC
The genomic region above belongs to Nocardioides coralli and contains:
- a CDS encoding segregation and condensation protein A yields the protein MTELMDPPAAPAEGGGFEVRLANFEGPFDLLLSLIAKHKLDITEVALSQVTDEFIAHVKAGGRSWDLEQTTSFLLVASTLLDLKAARLLPQGDVEDEEDLALLEARDLLFARLLQYRAFKQVAGVLEQRLLDESRRHPRAVGLEERYAGLLPEVLIGIGLDQFAALAARAMEPKPVAELSLTHIHAAQVSVREQAELVVDRLRRSGTMTFRSLCGDSPDTLTTVARFLSLLELFREGAVAFDQLSPLGELTVRWTGNHDDDFEIDEFEGAPPDGAAPAEPEQETHDD
- the scpB gene encoding SMC-Scp complex subunit ScpB translates to MTDAQTLDVAVAELRPSLEALLMVADQPLDAATLASAAGHPVADVEEALAGLAAEYDEQGRGFELRNVAGGWRFYTREEYAAVVEGFVLEGQQARLTQAALETLAVVAYKQPVSRARVSAIRGVNVDGVMRTLLTRGLVEEAGHDGEHGATLYRTTGYFLERIGVTSLDELPELAPYLPDMDDLEDDLAEAVAGLEAPEAHGAPDAPAAEPAP
- a CDS encoding pseudouridine synthase, translating into MTADDGLVRLQKLLAQSGVASRRKCEELMLDGQVEVDGEVVTRLGTKVDPRTAVIRVAGRRLPPVSPHVYLVLNKPRGVVSTMSDPEGRRHLGDLVADRPERLFHVGRLDTDTSGLLLLTNDGDFSHRMAHPSFEVDKTYVAEVAGTPTRATLRRLQEGVTLEDGPVAVSRVSVVSQGPGKAIVELVIHEGRNRIVRRLLDHVGHPVRRLTRTAFGPVSLGQLRTGELRDLTREELGDLLDLVGL
- the aroH gene encoding chorismate mutase; protein product: MAVRAVRGATQLERDEREHMLDRVAELVRDVMSSNDLHVDDFISVIFTATSDLVSEFPAYAARQLGFGEVPLLCARELEIDGSMPRVVRMLAHVDTDLPRAELTHCYLHGAAALRKDLTRTREVPDDE
- a CDS encoding prephenate dehydrogenase, with the protein product MSDLLRGPVEVVGAGLLGTSIGLACRRAGVQALLRDTSAENLRTATGLGAGRVTAEGDRPQLVVVAVPPDQLGSEVVAALRRTDAVVTDVGSIKSAPLQVVAGEVAALAGRYVGGHPMAGSERSGPLAASAALFDGRPWAVTPHGTAPEAAVELVEELARACGAVPVRLDPDEHDRAVARTSHLPHLLAVLVAGRLADAPEAHLALSGQGVRDVTRIAAGDPLLWQQIVTLNADALAGLLEEVAAELGVLRDAVVAGDRAVLGRLLSQGVAGTRAIPGKHGGPLSAMGSVYVSVPDHPGELARLFADAGAVGVNIEDIHIDHDPGRPVGLVELVVDEARTELLLESLESRGWVTHR
- the cmk gene encoding (d)CMP kinase, coding for MPDTTSAPDTALVVAIDGTSGSGKSSTSRGVAERLGLRYLDTGAMFRAMTWWMLRQGVDVTDADAVAARCEEPEILVGTDPVSPAILVDGVDVAMPIRGDEVNAAVSHVAAVPEVRALLLEQQRGVIGGGGIVVEGRDIGSVVWPQAELKIYLTADAGARAARRAAEEGGADHALTRESLLARDRIDSGRTTAPLVLADGAVHVDTTPHTLDEVIDLVVSLADAAEGRA
- a CDS encoding lysophospholipid acyltransferase family protein; this encodes MTHDEPPSSTEVPHPTQWPLHRLRGPAQRLIRRRYDVRLHQTERIPAEGPVIFAANHLGVLDGPLLAIFGPRPVHALTKIEMFEGRVGRFLRFAGQIPLERYAVDPYAIRMSLRVLRDGNAVGVFPEGTRGDGELRRFHHGAAYLALVSGAPVVPVTFFGTREPGGGINSTPARGSRLDLVYGTPVTIDARPWPRTRGMVRETSALLLERTRATLTEAIALTGRSLPGPLPPGEIEDDPDTGFVDEGAR
- the der gene encoding ribosome biogenesis GTPase Der — protein: MTPSNTDDTAHAEPLGPDDPVEALGPLPVLAVVGRPNVGKSTLVNRILGRREAVVEDVPGVTRDRVSYDANWAGRAFTVVDTGGWDPDARGLAERIAGQAEIAVSLADAVLFVVDATIGITDADEAVVRILRKAGKPVVLAANKVDDARTEAEAHALWNLGLGEPWPVSALHGRGSGDLLDAVLAALPEPPPEREVEETGPRRVAIVGKPNVGKSSLLNKLAGSERVVVDNVAGTTVDPVDELVELGDRTWRFIDTAGIRKRVKEASGHEYYASLRTSTAIDRAEVAVLVLDAGQSISEQDVRILQTVRDAGRALVIAFNKWDLVDEDRRYYLEREIERDLVQVRWAPRINVTARTGWHVDRLVPALDKALAGWETRVPTGALNAFLGRLVAEHPHPVRGGKQPKVLFGTQAGTRPPTFVLFTTGKLEASYERYIERRLREEFGFVGTPVVLQQRPREKRKRP
- a CDS encoding class I SAM-dependent methyltransferase gives rise to the protein MSTPAKDPRGQQSAAHWESIYETKGRESVSWYEERPDTSVELVLSGGVPSSVIDVGAGASALPDALLDAGVGHVTLLDLSMGALALTATRLEGRATGVTTIVGDVLTHDFDEQYDVWHDRAVFHFLTEPAQRTAYADQVRRAVVPGGLVVIGTFATEGPETCSGLPVARWDAEGLAAELGEGFTLEDSRRAEHHTPWDAVQPFTWVVLRRD
- a CDS encoding tyrosine-type recombinase/integrase; protein product: MARPPLPLGTWGTITTEKIRDGSYRALTRFRDTDGNTRRVTATGPSKAAAERALRDVLSTRTAPAGGLLTADTRLIDLANQWITGLEAEGRIEQTTINEYRRVLDNLVLPSVGGLKLREATTGRLDRLLLRLRDQSVNRQRKAKVVLGAMFDLAVRHDAIPTNPARGTTRVHRPKQETRALRVEDLVEIRAAVRRWVNADRPGPKATGDMADIIDLMLATGCRIGEILALRWSDLDLDGDLPILSVSGTIKTENGKGTYRKPTPKTDTSRRTVVLPRFAAEMLRVRREFGTPNENDAVFATRNGTWHQVVNIERRWRQIRKETGYEWVTPHTFRKTVATLISEATTSELASRQLGHSSSQVTRDHYIAKPPVSADLSELLERLAESDDANSDS
- a CDS encoding helix-turn-helix transcriptional regulator; this translates as MSTTVDTSHQSLILTIDEAAAYLAIPKATLYTWRTRRAGFGPRAVKMGGCLRYRRADLDAWIVEHLEPAAGE
- a CDS encoding IS3 family transposase (programmed frameshift), with amino-acid sequence MPKPYPREFRDDVVRVARGRDPKTPLKQIADDFGIGESCLRNWLRAADVEEGSQSGVSSDQAAELRELRRRNRLLEQENEVLRRAAAYLSQAHLPKMMYPLVRELADKDAPIRVPVTVTCRVLGLARQPYYRWLAQPVTPAELKEAYRANALFDAHRDDPEFGYRFLLDEARDAGEAMAERTAWRICSENGWWSSFGKKNARGKGKKPGPPVHDDLVRRAFSADAPNRLWLTDITEHRTGEGKLYLCAVKDVYSNRIVGYSISDRMKSRIAVSAIESAVARRGQVAGCIVHSDRGSQFRSRKAQRALKRHALVGSMGRVGAAGDNAAMESFFSLLQKNVLNRRSWETREELRIAIVTWIERTYHRRRRQDALGRLTPIEYETIMTAPATQAA